The Scomber japonicus isolate fScoJap1 chromosome 12, fScoJap1.pri, whole genome shotgun sequence sequence aacctcCTCAGCAGAACTTACGGTGTTGTCCAGGCCGATGGGTGGTCTTCATCGGAGAACCCGCTCTACAGACGAAGTGAACTCCATCCTCTCAGAGTGTAAGATAAACTGTTATTTTCTGCCTTCTTTGTCTGGACTGAGATAAGGTGTCGTGTGAAAGGATTGCAGAGGTTCAGACAGAGCACTTCATACTCAACTGTTATTTATAACCTGCAGTTAGCACTCAATGGCTCTCAACAGGCGGAAGGTTATAGCCTTTCTGGAATAGATGACACACCCATTTTATTGTTGTCTCATTAACAAATATTTGTCAACAAATTGGCttcacaggaacaggaacagtgTGATAGATAAGAGTTTGCAGCTGTCATGATATCAGATAAGATATCTAGATATCGTATCTAGATCAGATAAgatatcttcttcttctgctggcaCCTTACTTTCATTATCTTGCCATCTACAATATGCTGTCTGTCGGAACCATCTGCCATGTTCAATCTTATTATCAAGAATGTGCTTCCCAGAGTTACGCAGAAATCAGATAATTTCTTCATTACCTAAATGTTGATGTGTCTCCTCTCCCTTAGTCTCCATGATGTTCCAGAGCTTCACAGAAGGCGAGTTTCAGCATGTGGTCGGGAAACTTTTGGACAGGAAAAGACAGGGCCGGCGCCTGAGCCAGAGCCAAACCCGAAGGACTAAAAGAGCCCGGAGCCCTAAGTCCTGCGTTCTGAAGAAGCTGGAGGTGACTGTGAGTGAACTGGGTCTCGGCTATGAAAGCGATGAGACGGTGATGCTGCACTACTGCAGCGGCAAATGCACAGAACACCGTCACAACTACGACATCACCATGGACTACATGATGCGAACACGCTTCAAGAGGGGCCGTAAGGTTAGCAAAGGCCCCTGCTGCCGGCCCATTGCATTCGAGAAGGACTTCTCCTTCCTGGACAACAGAAGCCGCTATCACACAATACAGAATGTTTCGGCGAAGAATTGTGGGTGTGTATGACCCAGAGAAATGGACTTATCAATTCTTCATGCTGCTGTTAAAAGATGAACTATGGGGGACAAAAAACACTCAAGGAAGAAAGACCAGGAATATGTTTATGGCTGCTCCACGGCGGCCTTTTTTGACAGACAGACTTTGAATTTCTGGTGTCTGTCACCACCTGTTGGATCAAATCACACGGACAACGAATGCGAAAGTGTTTGTTTGAGATACAGAAAATGACTGTTGATAccacaacatttttattatgttttctaTCTGTGTAGTAACACTGTAAACTGTGGTGTAACAACAATGTAGCAACATTATATTTGTGATATATTTGAGTAGTAGTACATGCTCATGATAATGACGAGCCAtggtgaaatacatttttgctgttACAACATTTCATAGCCATGTGCATTAACTTCCGTAAGTCCAGGTCTTGTagtttacattattataatgatgACACTAAATCACCTCTTGGGCAGAAAGTGctcaaaaaaacaattcaaagccataaaaaacaatgtataaaatatgtaatacacCAATGTTTACTTTACATTCTGTGCAGGACAGTTTGGACAATTTATCAAATTCTAATGTCAGTTGTCTCCAAAAAGTATGTTGACTTAAAGGTGTGTTGAGTTCTTGTTATCACAGGCCATGACTTCATGACCTCTTTCCCTACATTACTGTTACTGATTGCAGTGTTATTACACAGGTAAGAAAAACAAGTTATTGATAAGACGATGAAAGAAAATTGTTTTCTATAGCTTCAGGTCTGATACCCACctttaaatattgtgttttgtatattaatgtgtagATGATTAACAACGAGGCCCtgcttaaaaacacataaaaacactttaGCAACACACTAGAACAATATGAAACTTGATCCCATTTTCTCCCCATAGACTTATTAGTCATCACACTCAaagaaatgatcattttaatctgtttttttactttttccccCATGCAAGCCAGTATTGTAATTACCCATTGTCCTCTGGAATTATTTTCCTCAAAGAATTGCCAAAACACACCAAGTCAATTCAACACACGGGATGAATTCATAAACTTAAACCCATAAACATGTCTCATGTTCCAGGTGAAAAACTCTTTTTAATAGTTTACACTCAGATGTTTTAGGAAATCTGAGGCTGAAGTGTGGATGAACTCAGGATCTGGAGTTGTGTTTGCACCCATCCATAAAACCCTGCAACGTACTATGATCCTAAGCCCAGAGTACAGCCTTTTATTGGCCCGTCAAATGCCTCCTTGTTGTATTGCCTGGTAGACTTTTAGAGGAAAAATAAGCTGTTGAAATGACTCATTAAGCATTTTTTTTCCACCTTCCATAATCTCTATTTGGTTGGAACCCATTGCAACTGTTTGCCTGAAGTAcgataaattatgttttttgtttttttcctaagGAGGTGCAGTGTGGGGCACGGATGCGGTGCATCTTTATTGTagtttatattgtatttattttggaaGTAAATTATGgtttttgcatatttatttaGATTACCACACAGAAACGGGACAGCTTATTATCATTAAGCAACTGtgccaaaaaatgttttatcattttgacATTCTATATTGACTGCTGAATAAACATATTTGAGAGGTATGGATGTTCATCATTTCTCCCAAAATTTTGGGGGGTCGAATACTCTGTACTCAgactgtatttaaaataaataaatacattaataaaataatacaactcTGATAATGCATGATGCttttaataatgaaacaaaTTCCTATAGGATGGTGAGATCTTTAAGGGGAATGTAGCAGCAGAGGAGATGCTGGCGATCagattacaataaataaaacatttagcaGATTAAAAACACAGCGCCATTGTAATACTGATATGTAAACATTCCTTGATGACGCTGGCTCATTCTGTGAGGTTCTTTCTCTGGACTCATCTATTATACAGCAGCTCAACAGCCTCTGTACTGAACAGCAGTGATGACATAAGCTTATACAAGAGGACATGTGACCAGACGCTTTCATCCCTCTTGACTGGACAGGAAACTTTGAGCCACCCTTCACTCTGTTGCCACTGTAAATTTTTGAATAAGGTTCATATTAATTTTGTAAGAACTTAACAAATCTGCCATGTGCACAGtgtgacagatttttttttttcttttttggaaaaTGCATCCCTTTTAACCCAGAACTTTGTATCTCAAAAAAGTAAACTTCTCAATGGTGAACATAAACAGCCTTGTTTTTAGCTTGACCATTATGCCTTTCTGCAAAGTTAAAACCTATGACTAAACCTTAGTCATAATGTTTCGTCATAGGTTATAACTATGGAGAAATGCATAGCCTGTTTAGACATAGTCATATGCACTTCTGCATACTCAAAACCTATGACTAAACTCTAGTCATAATGTTTAGTCATAGGTTATAAAGCTATGCAGAGGTGCATAGTCTGCATTGTTCAATCATATGCATTTCTGCATGGTCAAAACCTATGACTAAACTTTTTACAAGAGCTTCATGAGGTCAAGAGCTGATGCACTCCCTCAACCTCtaaacattaaattataaaagGTAAACTGCATCTCAAAGGGTCACACAAATCatgaagaaacacattttctcacttgTATCGAGCAATGCTGATAGTTAAGATTAAGGCAGGTTTTGAGCTGTTTTATTCTAAGATTTCTGCATCCCATGCCAAATAAGGTGAGGAGAATGTTGTTTTGGCTGCTCAAACTATTGAAAAAATGCACAGAAAAATTCAACAGCAACTTGTATTAGAACAGGAACTTTGTGAAGTGTTTTCCCAGGGACTATTTCTGAGTTGAATTAGGTTGTTTGTTCCTATGAAAACTGTCAACAGTGAGGTGGATTAGTCTTTTTAATAATCAGACTGaattgtcatttcatttttgtttaactTCTTGTCCATGTTAGCTGTTTTTTGTTCGGGAGGTGTTATTATGAACACCATTTTCCATTAATTCCTATGAAGGTTGCTCAGGCTTCATGTGCATGAAACCAAAAAAGCCACTTCTGCTGTAAAGTAATTACTCGGATGTTGCTCACATTTCCTGAGAGAGCATGCACACAAGAGACTTCTGATTTTGGATCTGCTAACTTGAAAGGGGATAAAATAATTCAGTCGTGCTCTTCTAGTCTTTCTAAGTGTTATCGGACCAATGGGGCAAATTCTGATCCATCCTGATCATTTTGTGGGGTTTGCAAtgcttaaaaaatgtattcatcatttTACAGCGACTCCTTTTCCCATGCCTGTGGACCCAAACCTGGATATTGTAATCACACAGTTCagccactatgtcaaattggctttaAAGCCCAGCGCTGTTCCTGTAGGTCTTAGTAGATCTCTTAACAAAAACCTGTACATCTGCGTCAATCTCTTCTGTGCTTGTCACCATTATTGTGTCAATTCTGTTGCCATTTTTCTGCCTTTGGCACAAAAATGACATCCCCATATTTAATCACGATAACAAGGGTCTCAGCGGGTTAAACTTTGGTTTAATTAGGAATGTTTTTTTggattttaatagttttgttcagttcagttaaaaaaatatttagacaCTGGCATgatgtttgtttccttttttctatcTGTTCAACTACATTTCAGTACACACATCAGTTAAGCCAATGGCTGAAAATTCATAACACTGTGGTGCTTATATCGGACTCTGACTGTTTAGACTGACTAGACAATCAGTCAGACGGAGTCAAAGATGTTGTGACTGTCTGAATCTGTCACTAGAGGTATGTGAGATATTTTGAATACTAACTCTTCATTTTAATCAAGGAAAATCTCTCCATATGGCTTTTTTCCCAACAGATATTTTGACAGGTCATTGCAGGTAAAGCACATGTGTGTCAGGTTGAGCCATTGACATTGCTTTCCATGAAACGTAATGGTCAC is a genomic window containing:
- the LOC128369254 gene encoding neurturin translates to MKLWKGATFAFMLCGAALSILLIRNMATIGQFNLKTKYSSSSASRQSSSSKSLSKTSLPSPSSSSSSTSSAELTVLSRPMGGLHRRTRSTDEVNSILSEFSMMFQSFTEGEFQHVVGKLLDRKRQGRRLSQSQTRRTKRARSPKSCVLKKLEVTVSELGLGYESDETVMLHYCSGKCTEHRHNYDITMDYMMRTRFKRGRKVSKGPCCRPIAFEKDFSFLDNRSRYHTIQNVSAKNCGCV